The sequence ATGGAGACGCCGTGGTGATCGATCAAATACTGTTCTGCGTCCTCCTCTGACGATGTTGCAAAGTGGTACGTGGGAGCTTTTCCGCTCGTGTTGGCAAAATGAACAGCGGTGTAATCTTCTACGGTAGCTGCCATGAACTCGTCCGCACTGTCCATTCTGTCGAGAAAACGGAGGGTGGTAAGCGTAATAAAGAGAATCACAGCCGCTGCAGCAAGATAACGCAGAGTTGGATAGAGGATGGTGCGTGTGAAACTATCATCTTTCACTGTCCCGGAGCTTTCACTGATGCTCTCGGATTCTGTCTCCATATCCCGCAATGAGGAATTTTGGTCCATCTCCTCAATAAGCCGGTGCACATTTTTTTTCAGGTGTTCGGGTGCCTTGAGACGACGGAGCTTCTCCGAAAGAAGCTTTTTAATCATCATAGCATCTTCATACTCTTCACGCACATCAGGATCAGACTCAATATAGGCCATAAAAGCCATTCTGAGCTCATCGGATGCTTCACCGTCGACTACCGCCGGTAAGATATCCAGTGCCTGTTTTTTTGTTAACCTGATCATGTGAAATGAAGTTGTGCTGCTGTAGATTATTTACATATGGAAAGCAATCTTAACCGATTTCTTCCTCTTCCATGGTCAAAAACGCAAACTTTTTATCCACCATTCACTCCGGAATGCATTTAAGATAGCTGTTAATCACCCGTTTAACCGTATCAACAGCAGCAGGTTAACCTTCCGAAAAGGATTTGAAGAGAGTCCAGGGGGCTTTTTTTGGGATGTTGCCACTGAAATGTATGCTCTTTTTGAGAGTGGGATGGCTGAACTCAATTTCCCGGGCATGCAGGCAGATACCGGAAGCGTTTGCCGAGCCATATCGTGAGTCTCCCGTGATCGGATAGCCGTGTCCTGCGAGCTGCACGCGTATCTGGTGCGGCCTCCCGGTCATCAGATTAACTTTCAAAAGTGATTTACCGCACGCTTCACCCAGTTTTTGGAATGAGAGGCGCGCTTCCTTTGCACCGCGGGTATCCCTTGATACGATACGCGTGATGTTCTTATTCGGATCCTTGAGCAGAAAATCATCCAGAAAACCGTTGGAGGGTGCGCTGCCCTCTACAATGGCCAGGTAGGTTTTTTTCAGTTTGCGCCTTCGAACCTGGTCGCTTAATCGGGATGCGGCTTTAGATGTTTTTGCAAGCACCATTACACCGCTAACGGGTTTGTCAAGCCGGTGGACCAGGCCCAGAAACACATTGCCGGGTTTTCCGTACTCTTTTTTCAGATAAGCTTTGCACAGCGTGAGCACATCGGGTGTTGCGGTACGGTCTTCCTGAGAAAGCACACCGGACGGCTTGTTGATGACCAGCAGGTGGTTGTCTTCAAAGAGAATTTCAATATCGGGTTGTGTACCGGTTGTTTTCATTTTGTTGAAGTAGTAAGTGTTAAGTGAAAAGGCAGAAGGCAGAAGGCAAAAGTTGGTGGTTCGTTGTTAGTTGTGTGTTGCCAGTTGTCTGTACCCTGCTGCCTGCCGCCTGTGCCCTGTGCCCTGCCGCCTGTGCCTTGTGGGATGCCGCCTGCACCTGAATATAAACCTTTTATCCGGGGATGTGGTTTTCGTATTTTATTCCCGGAGTACTGCCTATGCCAATCAGTCTGGAAGAAAAAATATCCCATCTGCCGCTCAAACCCGGTGTTTATCAGTTCAAAGACAGCCGCGGGAACTATCTCTATGTAGGCAAGGCCAAGCGTCTCCGGAACAGGGTGAGATCCTATTTTCAGAGCTCCCGGAGCCATGACGGGCGCATTCGCCTAATGGTATCCAAGATTGAGGATGTGGACGTTATTGTTACCGACTCGGAAGCTGAAGCGCTGATACTGGAAAACAACCTTATCAAAAAGCATCAGCCCCGGTACAATATCATGTACAGGGATGACAAGTCGTATCCCTACATTTGCGTTACGCCCGGTGGTCGTCCGCGCGTTTACCCGACCCGCACCATCATCCGTGACGGCAGCCGGTATTACGGTCCGTACGACCATGTAGGCCATATGAGGCGCATGCTGGAGACCATCCGCAAGGCATTCGGACTTTGTACTTGTGCCGTATCGCCCAAGATGATAGACAAGTCGCGCGGTGCCCCGAAATGGCACTCCTGTTTTGACGACTATCTGAAGAACTGCTCGGGCGACTGGGACGAGGAGGTGTACCGCACAACCATTGAAAAGGTGGAGAAGCTTCTGTCGGGAAAAACGGACGATCTGATCCGCGAGGTAAAAGAGGAGATGCAGATTGCCTCGGAAGCGATGGACTTTGAGGAAGCCGCCCGCCTGCGCGACAGCATGATCTCCCTGCAGAAGTACAATCAGAAGATGAAAATCGTTGCCAATAAGGATGTTCACCGGGATGTGTTTGCGCTTGATGTGGATGAAGAGCTGGGTGAAGCGTGCGGCGTTCTGTTCAAGATACGCGAGGGCAAACTGATCGGTAAATTTCACCGGTTTCTGAAGAATATTGAGGGGACTCCGCGCCCTGTAATGATGCAGTCGTTTGTTGAGGATTACTATACAAGCCAGTTAGCGGGAGCCATACCTGATGAGGTCTATCTTAGTGATCCCATCGAAGATGACGGTCCGCTTCTTGAATATCTGTGGGAACAGAGAGGAAAAAAAGTGCCGGTGCTTGTTCCGCAAATCGGAGAGAAAAAACAGCTGATACGGATGGCGGTGACCAATGCCGGCCTCAATCTGGGTGAAAGGAAACTGGAGAAACAGAAAGCAGAGAAGGAGAGGATACCCCAGGCGGTAAAAGACCTGAAACAGTTTTTATCTTTGTCGAGGCTGCCGAGGAGAATTGAGTGTTTTGACAACTCCAATATTCAGGGATCGGACCCTGTGGCTTCCATGGTCTGTTTTGTTGATGGCCAGCCCAGAAAGAGTGAGTACAAGCGGTTCAGGATCAGAACCGTAACCGGTGCGGACGATTATGCATCCATGAAGGAGATTGTGATGAGGCGGTACAAACGAATCAAACGGGAGAAGCAGCAGCCGCCCGATCTGATACTGATTGACGGAGGCAAAGGTCAGCTGAATGCGGCGCTTGAGGGGCTTCGGGAGATCGATTTTGAGGGACACAGCGATGTGGCAGGGCTGGCCAAGAGGCTGGAGGAGGTATTTCTTCCCGGCAGGGCCGACCCGGTAATGATTCCAAAAACATCCTCTGCACTCAAGCTGCTTCAGAGGGCGCGTGATGAGGCACACCGGTTTGCCATCACCTACCACCGCAAAAAACGGTCGGACCGCACGCTAAAGACGGAATTGACCGATATTGAGGGAGTTGGCGACAAAACGGCAAGAAAACTGCTCTCGGAGTTTGGGTCTGTAAGCAAAATCAGGGAGGCCGGGATGGAAGAGCTGACCGATCTGCTGGGTGCCGTAACCGGCGAACGGGTGTACAGGCACTATCGTGATGAAACGTGAACAACTTAGCATGAAAATGTGATAGATAGTTGGCCGGTTAGCGTGTATTGTACAGGAAACGCAGGGTTACTGCGCAAAATCTGCAAATTCGGCAGGTGCGGAACCTTGGCACCATATGTGCAGTATATATTAACAGACGCTTGAGCGAAGGCTGAATGTTCAAATTGAAAATTCTGTTTTCGTATAAGTGTGACAGACTTTAAATTAACTTCAGCCATGAAGCTTACAACATCCGACTCCATACCGGCCAGCTACGAGCAGATGCAGGACAAAGAGCTCGTTCGACTTTTCAGAAAGAAAGACGACCAGCTTGCGTTCAGGGAACTGATGAACCGTCATCAGTCCAAGATCTACTCCTACATCTTCAGCATGATTCAGAATCGTGAGGTGGCTAACGACATTTTTCAGGAGACCTTTACCAAGGTGATTACCAAAATGGATGACACCTACAATGAACAGGGTAAATGGATTGCCTGGGTGATGCGGATTGCACATAATGCAACAATTGATCATATAAGAAAACAAAAACGTTTTGTCGACGTTAGTAGCTCATACGACAAAGAGTCGAAAACGGACTTTTACGATAGATTGCCCGACGAAGACTCTCCGAGTCAGCAGGAAAAGCTTGAGCTGGATGAATCCACGAGCAGTTTGCTGAAGCATATTTCCAATTTACCGGAAGAGCAGAGAACTGTGGTAATGCTGCGCCATTACTATGAGATGCCCTTCAAGGAAATTGCTGAAATGACCGGAGTTTCCATCAATACCGCACTGGGGCGGATGAGATACGCGCTGATCAATCTTCGTAAAATGTTCGATGAGGAACGTGAGAAGGAATCAAGCAATGTATGAAGAATAACAGGGATACCAACAGTATAACGTATCTGTTCAGTGAAATGGACCCTTCGGAGGAAGTGGAGTTTGAACGAAGCCTGAACGAAAATGAAAATCTGTTAATAGAAGTAGAATCGTTCAGAAAGGTGACGGAACGTCTGAACGATCTTCCAAAAGTGGAACCGCCAAAAGAGGTTTGCGAATCGATTTACGCCATGGCGGCAAATCGACCCGCGAGCCGAAGTACGTGGCACAGGCCGATCTTCTACGCGGCGGCCGCTGTACTCTTTGCCGGATTCACCGCCACCGCATTGATCACAGATCCAGAAGAATCTTCTGCAGGTGCGGATCAGGCTGCCCAAGCATCCTCCTCCTACGGAACCGTTATGCAGGCACCTTCTGCCGATACCGGCTCACAGCTTACCAATCAAACCAGTACCGTGAAACCGATGCCGTGGGTAGACAATAACGAGGTGATCCGGTTCAGCGACCGGATTGGCCAGACGGAGTCCGCTTCGTTCGATTCCATATTCAGAAACAGCTACCAGCGGCTAACGCCCTTAACCGACTCAGACTCATTCCGCGGTATGCAGCGTCAGCTGCAGCTTACCGGTTCCCGTCCGCGATAAGAGCCTGCAGGGTACAGATTATATTAGAGCCGCAAGCATTGATAAATCAGTGATCTGTACACCTTTTCCACGGGCACATGTGAATAACTTCTTTTGTTTACCTATGTACTAGGGGTTATATTCATTTGCAATGTTCATCTAAACAGCACCTGTATACCGAATGGGTAAAATAATCTCCATTGCCAACCAAAAGGGTGGCGTGGGCAAAACGACAACGGCTATTAATCTTGCGGCAAGCCTCGCCGCCATAGAGCATCCTACACTTATACTGGATATCGATCCGCAAAGCAACTCCACAAGCGGCCTGGGTATAGAGCCGAAAACCGTCTCGAACTCGGTATATGAAGTGATGGTGGGAGGCGTGGACGTAATGAATGCCATTCGCGAAACCGAGCTTCCCTTTCTGGATTTGATTCCATCGCATATCAACCTGGTCGGGGCCGAAATAGAGATGGTTGACCGCAACCGGCGCGAGCGCATACTCGCCGACGCCATTGAGCCGTTAAAGGAGAAATACGATTTTATCATCATTGACTGTCCGCCATCGCTGGGGCTTCTTACGATCAATGCGCTAACGGCCTCCGATTCGGTATTGATACCGGTTCAATGTGAATATTTTGCGCTGGAAGGGCTTGGGCAGCTGCTCAATACGATAAAGATTGTGCGGCAGCACCTGAACCCGGATCTGGATATCGAGGGCGTACTGCTCACGATGTATGATACGCGCACACGATTGTCGAACCAGGTTGCCGAAGAGGTAAAGCGTTACTTTGACGACAGGGTGTTTTCATCCGTTATATCCAGAAATGTGCGCCTGGCCGAAGCGCCCAGTTTCGGCAAACCGGCGCTTCTGTACGATGCCACCAGTGTGGGGGCTAAAAACTATCTTTCGCTGGCACGCGAAATCATACAAAGGAATAAAAAGCTGTTTAAAAACAGCCCGGTTCTGTCGAAATAGAGGAGAGATTTATGTCAAAAAAAGTGTTGGGCCGTGGTCTTGGAGCTTTCTTTCCTGAATACAATGAGGGAAATGAGGGTGATGAGAATGCGCCCGAAACAAAAACGGCCATCCCCATCGAGCCCGCCGAACGGGTAAACGTGGTTCTCAATATACCGGTTCAGCATATTCGTCCGAATCCGCATCAGCCCCGAAGTGATTTTAAGGAGGAAGCACTTGAAGAGCTGGCTTCATCCATCCGTAAACACGGCCTGATACAGCCCATTACCGTTCGCTACCTGGGAGAAAAACGATTTGAGCTGATAAGCGGCGAGCGTCGGCTTCGTGCCAGTAAACTAGCAGGAATTGACGAAATACCCGCTTACATCCGGGAAGCAAACGATGAGCAGCTGATCTCCTTTGCACTGATCGAAAATATTCAGCGCGAGCAGCTGAACCCGCTTGAAATTTCGCTGGGTTATCAACGGCTCATTGACGAGTGCGGGTATACACAGGGCGAGGTGGCTGAGCGAGTGGGTAAGAACCGCACCACGGTTACCAATATGCTTCGCCTTCTTCAGCTGCCCGACTTTATCCAGGCCGCCCTGCGCGATGAACGCATCACAACGGGTCATGCCCGGGCTCTGATCAATCTGAAAAGCGAGGAAGATCAGAAGCGCCTCTTAAAACAGATCATTTCCAAATCACTCTCCGTTCGCCAGACAGAAAAAATGGTTCAGGCGTTTGACAAGAAGAATGAAAAAACCGCCTCAGGGAAAAGCGGGAAAAAGAGTGCGGATCCTTTCCTGAATGAGATATCCAGAAGACTTCGCTCCAAACTGAGTACCCGCGTGCAAATTAGTGCGAAAGGAAAAGGCGGCGAGATAAAAATTGAATACTACTCTGATGATGATCTGGAACGACTGATACAGATTTTCGATGAGATGGGTTAAAATCAACACGTTCATGATGATTTGCCTGTTTGCCGCATTGCCGGCAAGTGCGCAGACATC comes from Rhodohalobacter mucosus and encodes:
- a CDS encoding RNA polymerase sigma factor; this encodes MKLTTSDSIPASYEQMQDKELVRLFRKKDDQLAFRELMNRHQSKIYSYIFSMIQNREVANDIFQETFTKVITKMDDTYNEQGKWIAWVMRIAHNATIDHIRKQKRFVDVSSSYDKESKTDFYDRLPDEDSPSQQEKLELDESTSSLLKHISNLPEEQRTVVMLRHYYEMPFKEIAEMTGVSINTALGRMRYALINLRKMFDEEREKESSNV
- a CDS encoding RluA family pseudouridine synthase codes for the protein MKTTGTQPDIEILFEDNHLLVINKPSGVLSQEDRTATPDVLTLCKAYLKKEYGKPGNVFLGLVHRLDKPVSGVMVLAKTSKAASRLSDQVRRRKLKKTYLAIVEGSAPSNGFLDDFLLKDPNKNITRIVSRDTRGAKEARLSFQKLGEACGKSLLKVNLMTGRPHQIRVQLAGHGYPITGDSRYGSANASGICLHAREIEFSHPTLKKSIHFSGNIPKKAPWTLFKSFSEG
- a CDS encoding ParB/RepB/Spo0J family partition protein, whose protein sequence is MSKKVLGRGLGAFFPEYNEGNEGDENAPETKTAIPIEPAERVNVVLNIPVQHIRPNPHQPRSDFKEEALEELASSIRKHGLIQPITVRYLGEKRFELISGERRLRASKLAGIDEIPAYIREANDEQLISFALIENIQREQLNPLEISLGYQRLIDECGYTQGEVAERVGKNRTTVTNMLRLLQLPDFIQAALRDERITTGHARALINLKSEEDQKRLLKQIISKSLSVRQTEKMVQAFDKKNEKTASGKSGKKSADPFLNEISRRLRSKLSTRVQISAKGKGGEIKIEYYSDDDLERLIQIFDEMG
- the uvrC gene encoding excinuclease ABC subunit UvrC, with amino-acid sequence MPISLEEKISHLPLKPGVYQFKDSRGNYLYVGKAKRLRNRVRSYFQSSRSHDGRIRLMVSKIEDVDVIVTDSEAEALILENNLIKKHQPRYNIMYRDDKSYPYICVTPGGRPRVYPTRTIIRDGSRYYGPYDHVGHMRRMLETIRKAFGLCTCAVSPKMIDKSRGAPKWHSCFDDYLKNCSGDWDEEVYRTTIEKVEKLLSGKTDDLIREVKEEMQIASEAMDFEEAARLRDSMISLQKYNQKMKIVANKDVHRDVFALDVDEELGEACGVLFKIREGKLIGKFHRFLKNIEGTPRPVMMQSFVEDYYTSQLAGAIPDEVYLSDPIEDDGPLLEYLWEQRGKKVPVLVPQIGEKKQLIRMAVTNAGLNLGERKLEKQKAEKERIPQAVKDLKQFLSLSRLPRRIECFDNSNIQGSDPVASMVCFVDGQPRKSEYKRFRIRTVTGADDYASMKEIVMRRYKRIKREKQQPPDLILIDGGKGQLNAALEGLREIDFEGHSDVAGLAKRLEEVFLPGRADPVMIPKTSSALKLLQRARDEAHRFAITYHRKKRSDRTLKTELTDIEGVGDKTARKLLSEFGSVSKIREAGMEELTDLLGAVTGERVYRHYRDET
- a CDS encoding anti-sigma factor family protein; this translates as MIRLTKKQALDILPAVVDGEASDELRMAFMAYIESDPDVREEYEDAMMIKKLLSEKLRRLKAPEHLKKNVHRLIEEMDQNSSLRDMETESESISESSGTVKDDSFTRTILYPTLRYLAAAAVILFITLTTLRFLDRMDSADEFMAATVEDYTAVHFANTSGKAPTYHFATSSEEDAEQYLIDHHGVSITVPKITGAKFAGVFMSDFYNGMKAPLLEYQQPDINESIFLFAFSVNEIDQNRNIVRNREAVEKCVKTTDFHIAEVDSRHVLSWKWEDNWYTAVSNHNGHDLAALIEPLNYASP
- a CDS encoding ParA family protein — its product is MGKIISIANQKGGVGKTTTAINLAASLAAIEHPTLILDIDPQSNSTSGLGIEPKTVSNSVYEVMVGGVDVMNAIRETELPFLDLIPSHINLVGAEIEMVDRNRRERILADAIEPLKEKYDFIIIDCPPSLGLLTINALTASDSVLIPVQCEYFALEGLGQLLNTIKIVRQHLNPDLDIEGVLLTMYDTRTRLSNQVAEEVKRYFDDRVFSSVISRNVRLAEAPSFGKPALLYDATSVGAKNYLSLAREIIQRNKKLFKNSPVLSK